The following proteins are encoded in a genomic region of Corylus avellana chromosome ca4, CavTom2PMs-1.0:
- the LOC132179933 gene encoding DNA-directed RNA polymerase V subunit 7-like → MFCEVELLRDVAVLAENLDRNGLVSQRSIITRLLEDLLNEKASKDHGYFLAVTSLKSIGKGEVVDESGDVFFPVVFNCRTFLPFKGEILQGVVHRIFRHGVFLRCGPIKYAFISARKMPNYQYVAGENPVFLSNELAKIENDVVVCFMVLGVRWIEKRGDFTKEFVMLAGIEGDSLGPISLSGADEFNV, encoded by the coding sequence ATGTTCTGTGAAGTAGAACTGCTCAGGGATGTGGCTGTCCTTGCGGAAAACTTGGATAGAAATGGACTTGTTTCCCAGAGGTCCATCATCACACGCCTGTTGGAGGACTTGCTGAATGAAAAGGCCAGCAAGGATCATGGTTACTTTCTTGCAGTAACCAGCTTAAAGAGCATAGGCAAAGGAGAGGTTGTGGATGAGTCGGGGGATGTTTTCTTCCCTGTAGTCTTTAATTGCCGTACCTTCTTACCTTTCAAGGGAGAGATTTTGCAGGGAGTTGTTCACCGCATATTTAGGCATGGGGTCTTCTTGAGATGTGGACCTATTAAATATGCTTTTATCTCAGCCCGGAAAATGCCAAATTACCAGTATGTTGCCGGGGAAAATCCAGTCTTTTTGAGTAATGAGCTTGCAAAGATAGAGAATGACGTCGTGGTGTGTTTCATGGTGCTTGGTGTGAGATGGATAGAGAAAAGGGGGGACTTCACAAAAGAATTTGTGATGCTTGCCGGAATAGAAGGTGATTCCCTTGGACCTATTTCATTGTCTGGAGCCGATGAATTCAACGtgtaa
- the LOC132179427 gene encoding ankyrin repeat-containing protein At5g02620-like yields the protein MDPSNSFESQASVNANQPEQTETITFMNRDYYNAAAEGKVEVFKNIIDPEPLDLLLTPNKNTILHIYITALNSGSNSTTPNAGTESTTLIGRLGSTINFVKKILKICPSLLRQANAKSETPLHTAAGSEPTTTLNAGAESTTNFVEEILKMCPSLLWQANAKCETPLHIAARYGHDGIVEVLIEYCAQTRAQTRHDQDLEEEIEPVKELLRMTNKEKDTALHEAVRYNHLEVVKLLISKDPDFSYSANDAGETPLYIAAERGFEDVLFEILDKCKSPMHGGPLGRTALHAAVMPSGTGMIKRILETIDGISREVDNNRWTPLHLAAYFGYENIAKQLLDKDREVAYMKDTEGRTPLHIAAQRSNANTMKVIVERCPDCCELVDNRGWNVLHFAIKVQRYYLEKIMDIIIENWSFSNLLNEKNADGDTPLHFYATTSSESLIVLKKFVRHPRLDKMAFNKQHLNAQEIVFATETRSRTS from the exons ATGGATCCCTCCAATTCCTTTGAATCTCAAGCATCTGTTAATGCTAATCAGCCCGAGCAAACAGAGACCATCACTTTCATGAATCGTGATTACTACAATGCTGCAGCAGAAGGCAAAGTCGAGGTCTTCAAAAATATCATCGATCCTGAGCCTCTTGACCTCTTACTAACgccaaataaaaatacaatcctCCATATTTACATCACAGCCCTCAATTCTGGATCCAATTCAACCACCCCCAATGCAGGAACGGAATCAACAACCCTTATTGGACGATTAGGATCAACAATTAACTTTGtgaaaaaaattctcaaaatctGTCCCTCATTATTACGGCAAGCCAATGCCAAAAGTGAAACTCCATTGCACACTGCGGCAGGATCAGAACCAACAACAACCCTCAATGCAGGAGCGGAATCAACAACCAACTTTGTGGAAGAAATTCTTAAAATGTGTCCCTCATTATTATGGCAAGCCAATGCCAAATGTGAAACTCCATTGCACATTGCGGCAAGGTACGGGCATGATGGCATAGTGGAAGTTCTAATCGAATATTGTGCCCAAACTCGCGCCCAAACTCGCCATGATCAAGACCTTGAAGAGGAGATTGAACCAGTAAAGGAACTGCTGAGGATGACGAACAAAGAGAAAGACACGGCTTTGCATGAGGCTGTACGTTATAATCACCTTGAGGTGGTAAAATTGTTGATTAGTAAAGACCCAGATTTTTCATATTCTGCTAATGATGCTGGTGAGACTCCACTTTACATAGCTGCCGAGAGAGGGTTTGAAGATGTGTTGTTCGAAATTTTAGACAAATGCAAATCACCAATGCATGGGGGTCCCCTTGGTAGGACGGCTTTGCATGCTGCCGTAATGCCGAGTGGCACAG gtATGATTAAAAGAATTCTTGAAACAATTGATGGTATAAGTAGAGAAGTGGACAATAACAGATGGACCCCGCTTCACTTGGCTGCATACTTCGGCTATGAAAACATAGCAAAGCAATTGTTGGATAAAGATAGAGAAGTAGCATACATGAAAGACACAGAGGGTAGGACACCTCTTCATATTGCAGCTCAACGTAGTAACGCTAATACAATGAAGGTGATTGTAGAAAGGTGTCCAGATTGTTGCGAACTGGTTGATAACAGAGGTTGGAATGTACTCCATTTTGCTATCAAAGTACAGAGATACTATTTAGAGAAAATCATGGATATTATAATAGAAAATTGGTCTTTTAGCAACCTTTTGAATGAGAAGAATGCCGATGGGGATACACCTCTTCATTTCTATGCCACTACTTCTTCGGAATCATTAATAGTGTTAAAGAAGTTCGTTCGTCACCCTCGACTCGACAAGATGGCCTTCAACAAACAACACCTCAACGCGCAGGAAATCGTCTTTGCAACTGAAACACGTTCACGTACTTCATGA